The DNA region CGATCTCGGGTTGGATGGGCAAGGCACAGTGGCGGTATTGATATGCGCCACATTCGGCATATAGTTGTAATAAACATAGCTGACATAGGAGGCACAGCAGAGTCCGTGTGAACGGAATCTGGCAATATCCGGTACGCCGCCGGAATTGGTTTCAAAGCCGGACGGGCCTGTGCCGTAGCCGATACCCGAACGAATTGAGGCGGACACCGAGCTGCCGGTCTTTATAAAGATCGTGCCATCGTCCTTTTGGGCCTGAACATTGTAGCCGGTATAGGCGAGGGCATCCAGATAGACATTATCCAGCATATTCGCCGGGATTCCCGAAGCGGGCGCCGCAAAGGCACTGATGGGCAAAGCGGCCACCAGCATTACGGCGGTCAAAAGCATGGACAGCCATTTTTTGAAGCTAAGCTTTTTCTTTGTCATGATGGTTCTTTCCTTTCTTGAAAGAGAAAAGACTCCATCGCATAGGCAATGAAGTCTTTTGGCTTTGATTATTCTGTTTTATCCGTAGTTGTCTTTGGTGAGCGCCACATCGCAGTACCACATTCCGCTTTCGTAGGTGATGCCGACACCGATATACCGATATTCGCCGCTTCCTATGTAAGACCAGTGATCGGGGCTGTTTCGTATCAGGCGAGCCAAAGAGCTTGCTACATAATCGACAGTGCCCGCATATCCGGCCTTGGCGATCGCTTCGCCCGCGCAGGCGGTATAATATGGCTCTCCATCCATTCCGTATGCAGAAGGATCCACATACAACCCGTAGGACAGTGCCGTTGCCGCCGCCCGTTCATCCATGGTGTTGTGTGAGAAGTCCGAGATAATCTGGCGGCTGCGGTATTCGGCATATCCTGTGAGACCGGACAGCCGGGTGACGGCAGCAGTGCCTTGCGCCGTGCGGTAGTCGTTCAGATACTGTGCGACCAGCTCTGCGATTGCTCCGGCATCGGAAGCCGAAGCATTGGGCACGGTCGGTGTCGTTTCCGTCGGCTCTGTTGGCGATGTGTTTTCTGCCGGAGCCGTCTTTTCAGTAGGCTCAGTCGGTCCGCCGGAAGGTGTGTTTTGTTTCGGCTCCTTTACGGAACTGTCGGAAGTACCGCTTTCCGCCTTGGATACAGCGGTTTCTTCCGGCACTTCGGTAGTTTTGGCAGGCTCGGAAGAGGGCACCGTGCTTTGTTCCGTTTTTTCCTCAGTGGGAGATGTGATATGAGTATCCTCCGAAGGTACAGAGGATGTTTCCGGCAAAGCCTCTTTGCCGCAGCCTGCAAGAGTCAGCAGCAAAGCGAGCAAGACGAAGATGATTTTACGCATAAAAAGCCCCTCCTTGTTCGGAAATTTCCGCCTTGCTCTTTTTATACGACCTGCGCTCACCGTTTTTCAACAGACTACAGATGCTGCTTGATAATACGGGTGATGATTCCGACCGCCACGCCACGGTCTTCATCAATGTGCGTCACGGCAAAAGAAACATCGTCTTTCTTGCCGGGCGTGCGCCGGTCGAGGCAGGTGTGAGCAATGGCGTTGGCTCCGTTATTCAGTCGGACATACACCACGCCCTTATGCACATCTGTCACCTTGCCGGCATACTTGCTTTGCACCCGACACTGCTTCAGATAGGTGCGGTTGGTGTTCTCGGATACACTTTTTACATCGGCACGGATGGAAAGCTCCTCCAAGCTATCACGGTTGACCTCCAGAATACGGACGAGGATCTGATCCCCGACAGAAAAACGGTCGTTGGCATCCCCGATCCAATCCCAGGACAGGTCCCGTGCCATGATCGAGCACTCCACGCCGAAGGCTTCGATGCGTACTGCCTTTTCCGCCACGGCAATCACACGGGCCTGCACGGTGCGTCCCTCATAGATGCGGTATGCGCCGGAGGTATCCTGATTCATGTAAAAGACCTGCCGCTTTTTGAGCATCGCTTCCTTGCGGCTTGCCACAACGGTGCGTGTCTTCTGATCCACGCCCTTTACAATGAAGTCGATCTCGCAGCCCAACATATTGCTGAGCAGCTTGTTCTGGCGGCGGATCATTTCGGTATACTCTGTGCCTTTGAGGTTCTTTTCCAGCTTCACAAGCATTTCCTTTAGCGGGATGACTACACGAAAGCCCTTGTAATCTACAACGGCGAGCGTTTTCCCGGCTTCCGTTTCTTCCACGCCGCCGAGCATTCCGGTCAGGATGCGGTGCGAGCGGTTGGAAGTCAGGATCTCGTGCCATGCGGCGTCCATCTCATGTGTCTCGGTCGTAACTTCACCGCCGACTTCCAGCGTCAGAATAGGATCTGCCTTCGGCTTATTCTGCCGATCCGCTGCGGCGGTTTCTTTTTTCTTTGCGGCGGTCTCCTTGGGGGCAGCCGGTTGAGGCTCGGGTAAAGCTTCCTCATCCACGGCATCCGTTTTCTTTTTGCGGGTGCGTTTGGGCTTCGGTGGCTCTTCAGCTGCCGGCTCGATCGGCTCGGCAGATACTTCGGCGGCAGGTTCGACGGGAACGGGCTCAATATCGGTCACCTCCGCAGCGCTTTCGGTCGTTTCCACCGCAGCGGCAACTTCCGGCTCTTCTTTTTTCTTAGGCATAGGTTGTTCCTCCTTTAGTTTTTGGACATGATACTGTCTTTGTCGGTCGGCACCACATTGGATGCCGGCGTTTTTTTCTTTCTGCCCGGTTTTTTGATCGGCGCAGGCGATACTTCTTCCACCTCCTTCGGTTGCTGTTTTTGCCACTCAGGTATATGTGCAGAAGCCTTGCAGGAGATCATCTTTTTGCTTTCCGGGTGCTCTGTGTAATCGCATTTGTCTACCTGCAATAGCTTGCGGCCTCGAATAATGATGAGCGCCTTGCTGATCGGCAGCCGCAAGACCTCATCCATCGTCAGCAGCTTTCGCTTGCCGACGCCGCTGGTCTCTCTGTATTCCGGTGTGTAGTTGGAAATCCGCCAAGTGCCGAGCTGCTTTGCCTTGCTCTGCACATGCACGGAAACCTCGCCGGAGCGGTCGCTGATGTACTTTGCCGTCAGCTCATCCACGCAGCCGAGAAAAAGCTGCACATCACTGTTGCCGAGGATCTCCTGCCATTGGTTCAGCGGGTATCGGTTCTGAAGTCCGGCAAGGTTCTGGAACACGCAGCTCATGCTGATGTTTCGGGAGCGTATCACGCTGATTTTTCGGCTGAGGTCTGGAATAACGCCGCAGGCCGTCAATTCTTCACCGAGCACATGAACGGGGATAGGCAGCTTGCCGCCCTCGCAGTTTTTGTCTGCATAGCGCACCAGCTTGATAAAAACAAAGGACAGAAACAACGATGATAAAAAGTCGAAGGTACTGTCCTGGTCGCTGGTAATACAGAAATAAGCGCAGGGCTGCTGTCCCGGCAGCTCCATATCGATCTCGTCAAAGGCAGTCATATTGCAGATGGATTTGTTCTGGAACACCTGCAGTCTTGAGCCAAGGCCGATAATCACGCCGCTGCGCACGGTGTCGGACGCCTGCTGAAAAATGGCGTAAGGGGCTTTCGCCGGATGTGAGGACGGCAGCATATTGAACAGGCTGTTCAGCTCTTTTTCGTCACAGTGGGTCAGCAGCCGATAGACCTGCCCGATATTCTTCCGCTCGGGCAGATACCCTTGTTCCACATAAAGGACCAACGCTTTGAGCAGATTCATTTCGGCGCTGTCCCAGAAGTGGTCGCCCCGTTCCGAGCCGGTGTTTTTAATAATGACATCGCAAAAGCGCTGTGCCATCAGTTCATCGCCCTCGATCTCCGCAAGGCAATTCCACGAGTCTGAATTTTCAGGGCACACCAGATTGAACACCTTAACGGTATGCGTCTTGCGCAGCAGCTCGCTGGTCTTTTCGTACAGCTCGGATTTCGGGTCGCAAATGATCAGCGATTCCATTTTTCCGTCCTTGTTCGGAACGGTCGCCTGCAAAATGCGGTTGATACAGTAAGCCCTCGTTTTCATGCTGCCGCTGGCACCGTACACCGCCACATTTTTGTTGAGCATACTTTCCTCCGGCATACACACATACCGCCCGTTCAGCAGCCCGAAGATCGTGCCGTTATGGTTTTTAAGGCTCGTCCGTAAGTCAAATATCTCCTCGGCTTCCTTTTCGCTCATAAAGCCGGATGTGCCGTAGGTGCCCTTCTTGGAATAGATGAAGTTACGGTCCTTGTCGTATTCGCCGGTTTCACTGTAGCCCATACGCATGACCATAACGATGAGCAGCACCAGCGCTCCCACGCAAATGAGAATGCCGACTATGCCGTATGGCATAGTAAAAATGGCACGCAGGCACTCGCTGACAGCAAAGGACGGCACGGTGGGTGAAGTTCCGTTGCCGGGCGTTCCGCCGGCAGCCTCCCACTCATGATAATTGCGCATAAACTGGGCAATATATCCGCCGCCGTAGAGCAGTCCCAGCAGAAGCGGCGGAAGCGCCAGCAATATGCCAAACAGTCTTTTCTTCTTACTCAAAAAAGCTCCTTTCCCATTTCTCAAAGTCAATGGTCTGAAATTTTACCCGGTCGCTGCAATAGCGCTCCAGCGCCTCCCGTTGGGAGTCAAAGCAGATCAGCGTGCCGCACTTGTTTTGCAGCTGCAACGCCGTGTCAAATCGCTTGATACGGGGCAGATCGCAAAAGAAAGAGAGCAGCACCGGCTCGCCGTCTCGGTCGGCGGCGTCGCATTCCAAGTTGCCTGCAAAATCACATTCGTACAGGTCAGCATACAGAATATCCGTGAGCTGTTCTGTCAGCGCCCTGCTGCATAGCAGGCTCAACAGCCGTTCTCCCTTGCGGTCGTTTGTGAGAAAATAGAAATGCTCATAATTTCCGTCAAGGATAAAATACTGCCGTCCCTCGTTCTCTTTGAGAATGTCATAGGCTTGCTCCATACTGTCTGCCAGCAGAAGTCCCTGTACCGCTTCGGGCGGATACTGGTGCGGCAGGCGCTCCCGGCACAGCACCGTTTTCATCAGCGCCTTTGTCCTCATTTCGGATTTGTACTCCCATTTCATCAGAGAATTGCCGAGGTCATAGACCACGAACACATCGGCCGGGGTGAGTAGCACGCCAACCGAACGGGCGCCGCGGATCTTAGCAAATACCGTTCCCATCTCCTTGATCTCCCGCGAGGTATAAAATGCCGGAGCCGTTATGGAGAGAGAATCGGTTTTCTCCCATTCGGGAGAAAAGACATCCGGCTTTTCGTCTCGAAAAATCAGCACACCGGCATTTTTCATTGTCAGTGTCGCTTCAGCCACACGGTGAAGGCGCAGGCGGCGTGTGATCTCGCTTTTCACCAGATTGGTCTCAGCCGAGCCGGACAGCGAAAAGGAAAAGCGTTCGGGAACATCACGGCAAAGGGCTTTCTTGGCCGAGGCCGTCAGCCTGTATCCACGCACACCGTCACGGTAATAAGTCCGCAGCAGCTTTTGCGATTTGAGAGCACGGACAACATTCAGCTTATAACTGTCGCCGCCCGGGAGTCGGCAGAGTTGATTGGCCGGAAGCTCGCCGGATATGGCAACAAGTTCAAGCAGCGTGTAGCCCACCGTCTGCTTATCCGGCAGACCGTTTGTGCAGCGCATAGCGCACCACCTCCTTTTGCTTTGAATATTACCGAGGTTGCTGATAACCCGGGTAGTTTTTCGGCTTTGGCACGGCTGAAAAAGCCTTGATTTACGGGCATTTTTGTCTTGCCGCACCGTATCGTGAAATTTTCGCCCACCAACCGCTAAAAATCCGATATGGTTTTCAGGCTCTTTTCCCGTTCATTCAGCCACTTCGGGAAGTCCTCTTTTGCCATTACGGAAATGCGGGTGCAATCTGCTTCACCGATCTCCGTTGTGTTATAGGCATCTACCAAAAGGCCGGTATCGTCTACCATAATGAAAGTAGACAACACATCCAAAAGCTGTTTGAGCTCCAGGTTGTCGTAGTCCCGTACCCGGCGGTTATGGAATTTCTCACTGTAAATATGCGAAAAACACACAACGCACTGCCGGAACTTCGGCAGCTCATTGTTGTCCGAATACTGGCTCAGGGTGAAATACAACGGGTCGATCAGAAATTCCGTGCTTTGCCGCTGCTTTCGTTTAGGCAGCAGGCACGGCAGCGTGATCTCCAGCATATTCTCCTGCGCCTTAATGCGGATACCTTGCACCACACCGGCAGAGGCGAGATAGGTTTCCTTCCGTGTGGCCGTTGAGCCGTATAACAAATGCCGCATACGGCAGGCGATAAGTTCGCTGCGTAATGCGGCATCGGTAGTCAGCATAGCGTAATTGTCTGGATAGTTTTCTATATCCGTCTTTTCGATGGCACAAAGGGTGTTTGACAGCTTTTCTATGTCGCCCTTGATGCTTCCGATTCGTCTTGAAATACTTGTTCTATCCAATGCGGTCCTCCTATTCCTGCTTATAATACTGAACAGCGCCGGTGTTCATATCCACGGTGCAGTACGCCGTCACATCGGGGATGTTCAGCTTGCCGATCTGCTCGGCGCTTTCTACGATGACGATGCGTTTTTCTGCATCGTCCGGCTGCTTGGCAACGGCGTGCTCGATCAGGGCCTCGCCGCCTGTTTCTACATAGATGACCTCGTACAGTTCGCCGTCGGCAATAAAAATCAGCTTTACCGGAAAGTCCGTGGAAGAGTGGTAGTCCACCCGGTCGATAAAATCCGTCAGCACCCAAAGCGCCGCCAGCATTTCCTTGTCGGCGTGGGCTTCGGTGCCATCGTGATATAAACCGGAATGTTCATCCCGAAAGATTCGTCCCTGCCTTAGAAAGAAGGACAGAAGATTATCAATTTTTTCTTCCTTTCCCGGATAGAGCCGCAAAAGCTGATCGTGCCGCATATAGTGATAGGTCGTGATATTCCGCAGTATATCTGCAGCCTCTTTGCTGTATATCTCTCCTCGCGTTTTCATTTTGGTCTCCTTTCTATACGCATTAAAAGCGTATTAAATCCGCAATGACACCTTAATGCGTATAAATTCCGTATTCGGTCGGTATTACCGTTTTTTCTGTTCGACCAGTTCCTGCAGCTCACGGCGGTCGGTCGTGATCAGGCTTTTCTCCAAGTCACTGCACCGAAACTCGACCGTGATATTATTGTTGTTGGTGCTAATCAGCCCGTTGCCACGCTCAAAGTGCGTGATTTCCATGACCTCCGCCTCGGACAGATGTAAAATACTCTGTACCCGCTGCGCCTCCTCGTCTTCAAGATTGAGGACGATTTTGGTCTTGCAGTTGTTGATGATGCCTTTGCCGTATTTTCCGTCGTCGAGAGCAAAGAAATCGTTGAGGTCCTGCGTAGCAAAAACGGCGCTGCCGCCATAGCCACGGATGATCTTGGCGATTTCCAGAACAAAGTTTGCGGCAAGCCGGTTGGCAGAGCCGCCGATCAGCGCCCAGCATTCGTCGATGAAGATGGTCTTTTCTACGGTGCGGTTTTGCTTTGCCTTATCCCACACATAATCGAGTGCAACGAACATTCCCGCCGTCAGCAGATCACCGGACAGCTCGGAAATATCCAGCACCGTGTATTTATTATCCAGGTTGACATTGGTGCGCTGGTTAAAGGTGCTGGCCGAGCCGTGTACCAAGCGGTTGAGGATATTTGCCAGACGTTTGGTTTCGGGTGCGATCAAGAGAATATCATACAGGTCACCCAAAATCGGCATTTCTCTGTAACGGTCGGGATTGTCTGGGTCTTTGAGCGTGTCATTGTCATGGGTGATCCCCTTGGCATTGTAGGTCTTGATCAGGGCTTCATCCAAAAGCTGCCGTTCTTCGTGAGTGATGTCGGGGATCAGCAGGCTGAAAAAGATGTGCAGCTGCTGAATTTTGGCGGCAAGCTCCGATTTCTCAATCGGAGCGCCGTCCAGCAGTTCATCCACCGACCGATCGGTCTTGCGTATCTCCATGACATTGATGCAGTTTTTCGATGCCGGAGAGATCTGAATGAACTCGCCGCCCGTATTGCGGCAGGCACGCAGAAATTCGTGCCCTTTCAGCGGAGCAATGATGAATACCTGGGTGCCTTTTCGCCGCATCCGCAATGCCATCAGCTGCAAGGTGAAGGTTTTGCCTGCGCCGCTGGTCCCCATGATTGCAATGTTGGCGTTCTTATAGGCTGCGGAATTGAAAATATCCACGATCACAAGGGAATTGTTATATTTGTTGACGCCGAGCAAAATGCCATTGTCATCGCTCAACTCATAAGCGGTAAAGGGATAGCAGCTTGCAGCCCCGCTTGTCAGCACATTGCGCTTGGAGCGCTCATACAGATGCTTTTCCAGATTTGTCAGCGGCAGCGATGACAAAAAGCCTTGTTCTTCCCGAAATGAGCAGGACACGATATTGAGATCCTGCGAGATAAGCAGCTTCCGCATTTCACACTCACGCCATTCCAGATCCTCGGCGTTGTCGGCGGTCATCGTAATGAGGATGTTCATATAGTAAAAATCCTCGTTGTTGGAAAGCCCCTCCTTCAAAAAGTACCCGCTGCGGATAGCGCCGTCCAGATCGTCAAAGTCGCTGTTGGTATCACTGGCTTCTCGGATTTTGGAACGGTTGATACGAAGCTGCTGACCGAGCTTGTTCACCATACGCTCCTTCGGCTGACGGGTCAGAAACAGGTCGATGTCGATCCCGTCGCCGGCATTGACAAGCAGGCTCAGCCAACCGGCCGCCACTTGTGATTTGTAGCCGTAGGATGGGATCAAAAGATATGACCGATATTGCCCGTCCACGCAAATGTATTTGGCGTGGGTAAAGTCCAGCGTCTGCGGTGCAAAAAACTCCGTACACGGAATGGCGTCCGTATCCTTTCCTGCCGCAATATAGCTTGAAACGACATCCTGCACTCTTTGCGGAAGAGGAATGTCCGAGCTTTCCTGGCGGCAGAGGATGTTATACAGCACATCCACTGTGAATTCGTCTTCGTTTTCCGGCGTCAGCACCTCATTGCCGCATTGCTTCAAATAGTTTGCCGCCGTCCTTGCGGCGGTTTGCAGCGAGGCAATGGCATCGGCCTCTTCATTGCTGCTGCGCCGCCCGACCTGCTCATATTCAAAAGCGACAAAGAAGCGGCGGGTTGTCGCCTCACGGGATCCGATCTGATTGATGAGCTTTAGGTAATCCTCCTGTAAGACCCGACAGTTTGGATCGGTTTCAGCTTCCATTTCACGATGCACGATCTCGGTGTGTTTATTGAGGTCCGCACGCTTTGTCAGCACCTTAAACTGGATCTTGACCGGGCTGATCTTCAGATAGCTGATAAAGGAGTAGATAATGCTCCGCTGTTCTCTGGCACTTCGGAGCAGAAAATTGATCGGTACCACCTCAATCAGCTTGATATACCGGTGATCCTTGGTGTAGATAATGCCGTTTGCAATCTTTTCAATCGGCAGATACTCCGCTACGGGGTTGAGAAAGGGCGAGTCCGCTTTGCTTCTGCGGTGCGGCTTCTTCTGTTTCGGTGTTTCCGCCGCCCGGGGTTCCTCGGTATGCTTTTTCTTTGCCGACTGCTTGCGGATAACACCGGCGATCTCCGATAGCATCGACTCGTTTTCCGGCGCAGGCTGCTTTTCTTTTTTCGGTTTCGGCTTCTTCCTTTCCTCTTTCGGCTCCGTCTTACCGACCACACGGCGGTTCTTGAGCCACTTGA from Vescimonas fastidiosa includes:
- a CDS encoding CAP domain-containing protein, yielding MRKIIFVLLALLLTLAGCGKEALPETSSVPSEDTHITSPTEEKTEQSTVPSSEPAKTTEVPEETAVSKAESGTSDSSVKEPKQNTPSGGPTEPTEKTAPAENTSPTEPTETTPTVPNASASDAGAIAELVAQYLNDYRTAQGTAAVTRLSGLTGYAEYRSRQIISDFSHNTMDERAAATALSYGLYVDPSAYGMDGEPYYTACAGEAIAKAGYAGTVDYVASSLARLIRNSPDHWSYIGSGEYRYIGVGITYESGMWYCDVALTKDNYG
- a CDS encoding S1 RNA-binding domain-containing protein, with the translated sequence MPKKKEEPEVAAAVETTESAAEVTDIEPVPVEPAAEVSAEPIEPAAEEPPKPKRTRKKKTDAVDEEALPEPQPAAPKETAAKKKETAAADRQNKPKADPILTLEVGGEVTTETHEMDAAWHEILTSNRSHRILTGMLGGVEETEAGKTLAVVDYKGFRVVIPLKEMLVKLEKNLKGTEYTEMIRRQNKLLSNMLGCEIDFIVKGVDQKTRTVVASRKEAMLKKRQVFYMNQDTSGAYRIYEGRTVQARVIAVAEKAVRIEAFGVECSIMARDLSWDWIGDANDRFSVGDQILVRILEVNRDSLEELSIRADVKSVSENTNRTYLKQCRVQSKYAGKVTDVHKGVVYVRLNNGANAIAHTCLDRRTPGKKDDVSFAVTHIDEDRGVAVGIITRIIKQHL
- a CDS encoding VirD4-like conjugal transfer protein, CD1115 family, producing the protein MSKKKRLFGILLALPPLLLGLLYGGGYIAQFMRNYHEWEAAGGTPGNGTSPTVPSFAVSECLRAIFTMPYGIVGILICVGALVLLIVMVMRMGYSETGEYDKDRNFIYSKKGTYGTSGFMSEKEAEEIFDLRTSLKNHNGTIFGLLNGRYVCMPEESMLNKNVAVYGASGSMKTRAYCINRILQATVPNKDGKMESLIICDPKSELYEKTSELLRKTHTVKVFNLVCPENSDSWNCLAEIEGDELMAQRFCDVIIKNTGSERGDHFWDSAEMNLLKALVLYVEQGYLPERKNIGQVYRLLTHCDEKELNSLFNMLPSSHPAKAPYAIFQQASDTVRSGVIIGLGSRLQVFQNKSICNMTAFDEIDMELPGQQPCAYFCITSDQDSTFDFLSSLFLSFVFIKLVRYADKNCEGGKLPIPVHVLGEELTACGVIPDLSRKISVIRSRNISMSCVFQNLAGLQNRYPLNQWQEILGNSDVQLFLGCVDELTAKYISDRSGEVSVHVQSKAKQLGTWRISNYTPEYRETSGVGKRKLLTMDEVLRLPISKALIIIRGRKLLQVDKCDYTEHPESKKMISCKASAHIPEWQKQQPKEVEEVSPAPIKKPGRKKKTPASNVVPTDKDSIMSKN
- a CDS encoding DUF6100 family protein — protein: MDRTSISRRIGSIKGDIEKLSNTLCAIEKTDIENYPDNYAMLTTDAALRSELIACRMRHLLYGSTATRKETYLASAGVVQGIRIKAQENMLEITLPCLLPKRKQRQSTEFLIDPLYFTLSQYSDNNELPKFRQCVVCFSHIYSEKFHNRRVRDYDNLELKQLLDVLSTFIMVDDTGLLVDAYNTTEIGEADCTRISVMAKEDFPKWLNEREKSLKTISDF
- a CDS encoding DUF5697 family protein, which codes for MKTRGEIYSKEAADILRNITTYHYMRHDQLLRLYPGKEEKIDNLLSFFLRQGRIFRDEHSGLYHDGTEAHADKEMLAALWVLTDFIDRVDYHSSTDFPVKLIFIADGELYEVIYVETGGEALIEHAVAKQPDDAEKRIVIVESAEQIGKLNIPDVTAYCTVDMNTGAVQYYKQE
- a CDS encoding VirB4 family type IV secretion system protein, which codes for MSKNSEHHDTYIIPPNFIEGSTLFGGMFKIRNVIEAGVLAAAVGVPVFSLDLSLTVRIIILCLTALPLALFALMGIAGEPLSSYIIAFFKWLKNRRVVGKTEPKEERKKPKPKKEKQPAPENESMLSEIAGVIRKQSAKKKHTEEPRAAETPKQKKPHRRSKADSPFLNPVAEYLPIEKIANGIIYTKDHRYIKLIEVVPINFLLRSAREQRSIIYSFISYLKISPVKIQFKVLTKRADLNKHTEIVHREMEAETDPNCRVLQEDYLKLINQIGSREATTRRFFVAFEYEQVGRRSSNEEADAIASLQTAARTAANYLKQCGNEVLTPENEDEFTVDVLYNILCRQESSDIPLPQRVQDVVSSYIAAGKDTDAIPCTEFFAPQTLDFTHAKYICVDGQYRSYLLIPSYGYKSQVAAGWLSLLVNAGDGIDIDLFLTRQPKERMVNKLGQQLRINRSKIREASDTNSDFDDLDGAIRSGYFLKEGLSNNEDFYYMNILITMTADNAEDLEWRECEMRKLLISQDLNIVSCSFREEQGFLSSLPLTNLEKHLYERSKRNVLTSGAASCYPFTAYELSDDNGILLGVNKYNNSLVIVDIFNSAAYKNANIAIMGTSGAGKTFTLQLMALRMRRKGTQVFIIAPLKGHEFLRACRNTGGEFIQISPASKNCINVMEIRKTDRSVDELLDGAPIEKSELAAKIQQLHIFFSLLIPDITHEERQLLDEALIKTYNAKGITHDNDTLKDPDNPDRYREMPILGDLYDILLIAPETKRLANILNRLVHGSASTFNQRTNVNLDNKYTVLDISELSGDLLTAGMFVALDYVWDKAKQNRTVEKTIFIDECWALIGGSANRLAANFVLEIAKIIRGYGGSAVFATQDLNDFFALDDGKYGKGIINNCKTKIVLNLEDEEAQRVQSILHLSEAEVMEITHFERGNGLISTNNNNITVEFRCSDLEKSLITTDRRELQELVEQKKR